Proteins from one Leptonema illini DSM 21528 genomic window:
- a CDS encoding pyridoxine 5'-phosphate synthase, translating to MRALSVNLDHIATLRQARGTAYPSLTTAAGICEIAGADGITLHLREDRRHIQDRDLELISEVSLLPVTLEMAPTEEMLRIALKQRPRTVTLVPEHRLEITTEGGIDAIRSASTLKPVVDALKSEGIRACLFLEPERDQIEQARALGADSVELHTGRYAELFDERRHGEELNRIELAVTYGVSLGLQMNAGHGLHYQNIRPLAAIKGLQEFSIGHGIVSRSVFVGLERAIREMADLVRAQAPD from the coding sequence ATGCGAGCCTTATCCGTAAATCTTGATCATATTGCAACCCTGCGTCAGGCCCGAGGAACGGCCTATCCATCGTTAACGACGGCAGCCGGAATCTGCGAGATCGCCGGAGCGGACGGCATCACCCTTCATCTGCGCGAAGACCGCCGCCATATTCAGGATCGAGATCTTGAACTGATCTCTGAGGTCAGCCTTCTGCCTGTAACCCTGGAGATGGCCCCTACCGAAGAGATGCTGCGTATCGCCCTCAAGCAACGTCCCCGTACGGTAACGCTTGTGCCCGAGCATCGTCTCGAAATCACCACCGAAGGCGGCATCGACGCCATTCGATCGGCCTCCACGTTGAAACCCGTAGTTGACGCTTTGAAGTCAGAGGGAATACGGGCCTGTTTATTCCTTGAGCCGGAGCGTGATCAGATCGAGCAGGCGCGCGCTCTTGGCGCCGACTCCGTCGAATTGCATACGGGGCGATACGCCGAGCTTTTCGATGAGCGCAGGCATGGCGAAGAGCTGAACCGTATCGAGCTCGCCGTCACGTACGGAGTCTCTCTCGGCCTTCAGATGAACGCCGGGCACGGCCTTCACTATCAGAACATACGACCGCTGGCCGCCATAAAAGGCCTCCAGGAATTCTCGATCGGTCATGGCATCGTTAGTCGCTCCGTCTTTGTCGGACTGGAGCGAGCCATTCGCGAGATGGCCGATCTCGTAAGAGCGCAGGCGCCCGATTAA
- a CDS encoding acylphosphatase, translating to MDSASPQISSLRIVVHGRVQGVGFRQFTAGKARQYRIRGQVRNMPDGTVECIALADEATMKRFLADLQKGPLFSRVDRVITEKIQATEVPDFRIVY from the coding sequence ATGGACTCCGCTTCGCCGCAGATCTCTTCGCTACGCATCGTTGTACACGGCAGAGTGCAGGGCGTCGGATTCCGGCAATTCACGGCCGGGAAGGCCCGTCAGTATCGCATACGTGGGCAGGTGCGAAACATGCCCGACGGCACGGTGGAGTGTATCGCTCTGGCCGACGAGGCGACGATGAAACGTTTTCTCGCCGATCTACAAAAGGGGCCTCTTTTTTCGAGAGTGGATCGTGTGATAACTGAAAAGATACAGGCAACGGAGGTCCCTGACTTTCGCATAGTGTATTAG
- a CDS encoding methylglyoxal synthase: protein MRDRKRIALVAHDHRKETLLEWVEFNSGSLSRHLLYATGTTGRLIEERTGLPVQRLESGPLGGDQQIGAMIAEGKLDFLFFFWDPLMTQPHDPDVKALLRLAVVWNIPVAMNRSSADFMISSHLMRDEYDRLVPDYHSYRQRKIESDS from the coding sequence ATGCGCGACAGAAAGCGAATCGCTCTTGTCGCCCATGATCACAGAAAAGAGACTCTGCTTGAATGGGTGGAGTTTAACAGCGGCTCTCTCTCACGACATCTGCTCTATGCTACCGGAACGACCGGTCGCCTGATCGAAGAACGCACCGGCCTGCCCGTGCAGCGACTGGAAAGCGGTCCGCTTGGCGGCGATCAGCAAATCGGCGCCATGATCGCCGAGGGCAAGCTCGACTTCCTCTTCTTTTTCTGGGATCCTCTCATGACGCAGCCACATGATCCCGATGTGAAGGCGCTTCTTCGTCTTGCCGTCGTCTGGAATATTCCGGTCGCGATGAACCGCTCTTCGGCCGACTTCATGATCTCGTCGCATCTGATGCGCGACGAATATGATCGACTCGTTCCCGACTACCACAGCTACCGACAGCGTAAGATCGAAAGCGATTCCTGA
- a CDS encoding sigma-54 interaction domain-containing protein — protein MTEQNEQDPQRLSSRSGATFVFREDGPMARILDRVERYAPLEHPVLITGETGTGKEQVARLLHAHSRRPGRLVSVNLSAIPHDLIENELFGHTRGAFTGADATTVGYVERAGEGTLFLDEIGEIPLPYQVKLLRLIQEGEFEKVGSQRTQKSTARFVFATNRNLEDEVRRKNFRTDLYYRISSFTLHVPSLRERKDDIPLLIDHFLWFACSAAGRPLMKISSAALERLLKYDWPGNVRELENIIYRLVALVDGNIILPEHLPDIFRDDLFISKQKELDFHKRRAKEIERELFQMAMIRSGGNIKQAAQLLGISRTTLQYRMQKAADDD, from the coding sequence ATGACGGAGCAGAACGAGCAGGATCCGCAACGACTGAGCAGTCGGTCCGGCGCCACATTCGTCTTTCGCGAAGACGGACCGATGGCGCGCATCCTCGACAGAGTAGAAAGGTACGCTCCGCTCGAACATCCCGTACTCATCACAGGAGAAACGGGCACCGGCAAAGAACAGGTGGCCCGGCTTCTGCACGCTCATTCCAGAAGACCGGGTCGCCTCGTCTCGGTTAACCTGAGCGCTATTCCGCACGATCTGATCGAAAACGAACTTTTCGGGCATACGCGCGGCGCCTTCACCGGAGCCGACGCGACGACGGTCGGCTATGTGGAGCGCGCCGGCGAAGGAACGCTATTTCTCGACGAGATCGGCGAAATCCCCCTGCCCTATCAGGTGAAGCTTCTGCGCCTCATCCAGGAAGGCGAGTTCGAGAAGGTCGGATCACAGCGCACGCAGAAAAGCACGGCCCGCTTCGTCTTCGCCACAAATCGAAACCTGGAGGACGAGGTTCGCCGTAAGAACTTCAGGACCGACCTTTACTATCGTATCAGCTCGTTCACCCTGCATGTGCCGTCGCTTCGCGAACGCAAAGACGACATCCCGCTGCTCATCGATCATTTTCTGTGGTTTGCCTGTTCGGCGGCCGGACGGCCTCTGATGAAGATCAGCTCCGCTGCTCTGGAACGCTTATTAAAATACGACTGGCCCGGCAACGTTCGGGAACTGGAGAACATCATCTACAGGCTTGTGGCGCTCGTCGATGGAAACATAATTTTGCCCGAGCATCTTCCCGATATCTTTCGCGACGATCTGTTTATTTCGAAGCAGAAGGAGCTTGACTTTCACAAACGTCGCGCGAAAGAAATCGAGCGAGAACTCTTTCAGATGGCGATGATACGATCGGGCGGGAATATCAAGCAAGCGGCGCAGTTACTCGGCATTTCGCGAACGACGCTTCAGTACCGAATGCAGAAGGCGGCGGACGATGATTGA
- a CDS encoding sigma-54 interaction domain-containing protein — protein sequence MIEEAFEKLFRNGWISRRQYRILNGEQSRFHSVKDVLDFIEERQWTDGADHDEIHAILRHSAPPRDFHLLRGSLNPRMESIYNTAKKMAEVDTTLLILGESGVGKSRLARMIHERSKRKSHPFITVSCGSIPETLLESELFGVEKGAFTGAHRSREGKFFLANQGTIFLDEVAELPLSLQVKLLRVIQEKMIEPLGSGQEIMVDVRIIAATNRNIEDDVKKGLFREDLYFRLNVVPLTLLALRERREDIENLTRYFLDQFQKKYGRPFEIHDPILWNILNEYDWPGNVRELENTIERLCVLAEGSRLRYEDLPDRILERFQKMIAHQESTLPLTERRLRQETTGYPTLEDMERDHIIRTLVYTGGKLIEAAELMGIHRNTLRQKIERYGIDLTHLSIQR from the coding sequence ATGATTGAAGAGGCGTTTGAGAAGCTCTTTCGCAACGGCTGGATCTCCAGGCGACAGTATCGCATCCTCAACGGCGAGCAATCTCGCTTTCATTCCGTAAAAGACGTCCTCGACTTCATCGAAGAACGGCAATGGACCGACGGCGCCGACCATGACGAGATACACGCCATCCTGCGACACAGCGCTCCGCCGCGAGACTTTCACCTGCTGCGCGGCTCGCTCAATCCGCGCATGGAGTCCATCTACAATACGGCGAAGAAGATGGCCGAGGTCGACACGACGCTTCTCATTCTTGGCGAATCGGGCGTCGGCAAATCCCGCCTTGCCCGCATGATTCACGAACGCAGCAAGCGCAAGAGTCATCCGTTTATTACGGTTTCTTGCGGAAGCATCCCCGAGACACTGCTTGAATCGGAGCTTTTCGGCGTCGAGAAAGGAGCCTTCACCGGAGCGCATCGTTCTCGCGAGGGCAAGTTCTTTCTGGCCAATCAGGGAACGATCTTTCTCGACGAAGTGGCCGAACTGCCGCTCTCATTGCAGGTGAAGCTGCTTCGCGTAATTCAGGAGAAGATGATCGAGCCGCTCGGCTCGGGCCAGGAGATCATGGTCGACGTGCGCATCATCGCCGCCACCAATCGCAACATCGAAGACGACGTGAAGAAAGGGCTTTTTCGCGAGGACCTTTACTTTCGCCTGAACGTCGTTCCTCTGACGCTTCTTGCGCTTCGCGAAAGACGCGAAGATATCGAAAACCTGACGCGCTACTTTCTCGATCAGTTTCAGAAGAAATACGGCCGACCTTTTGAGATCCACGATCCCATCCTCTGGAATATCCTCAACGAATACGATTGGCCGGGCAACGTGCGTGAGCTCGAGAACACCATCGAACGTCTGTGCGTGCTTGCCGAAGGCAGCCGTCTGCGTTATGAGGACCTGCCCGATCGCATTCTTGAACGCTTCCAGAAAATGATCGCCCATCAGGAATCGACGCTGCCGTTAACCGAACGTCGCCTGCGACAGGAGACGACCGGATATCCGACGCTGGAAGATATGGAGCGCGATCATATTATTCGCACTCTCGTATATACGGGCGGCAAACTCATCGAGGCCGCCGAGCTGATGGGCATCCATCGCAACACGCTTCGCCAGAAGATCGAGCGCTACGGCATCGACCTCACCCATCTTTCGATACAGAGATAA
- a CDS encoding ketosteroid isomerase-related protein, with the protein MPETARELINRYYRAFNDGNMTVFLDLLTADVVHDINEGGRETGREAFAVFMERMNRHYRERLTDIVVFASADGRRAAAEFIVNGEYLASDEGLPEAKGQRYTLPAGAFFEIRDGKIARVTNYYNLQNWIKQVSQ; encoded by the coding sequence ATGCCAGAGACAGCCAGAGAACTCATCAACCGCTACTACAGGGCTTTCAACGACGGTAATATGACCGTATTTCTCGATCTGTTAACCGCCGACGTCGTCCATGACATCAATGAAGGCGGGCGAGAAACGGGCAGAGAGGCATTCGCCGTTTTTATGGAACGCATGAACCGTCATTACAGAGAAAGGCTTACCGATATCGTCGTCTTTGCCAGTGCAGACGGGCGTCGAGCCGCCGCCGAGTTTATCGTGAACGGAGAGTATCTGGCTTCAGACGAAGGCCTGCCCGAGGCAAAGGGCCAGCGCTACACGCTTCCCGCCGGAGCCTTCTTCGAAATACGGGACGGAAAGATCGCCCGTGTAACGAACTACTACAACTTACAGAACTGGATCAAGCAGGTCAGCCAGTGA
- a CDS encoding carbon-nitrogen hydrolase family protein, with product MRIASASYDIGFFAGASFSDYEAKIRRWITSATGAQLLLFPEYFSMELASLFTPDVYGSLFRQLAAMQDLLPDFKSLFQKVADDQGVVIVAGSFPVAVTPTDYRNRSFLFRPGAAPDFQDKLLMTRFEKEEWKISPGHDIRIFNTDLGKIAINICYDSEFPIIARRQVEAGADLILVPSCTDTRAGYHRVRIGCQARALENQCFVAQSCTVGEASWSPAVDLNTGAAAIFTPVDRGFPDNGVLAMGALNEPGWVFADVDLNDIDRVRKEGQVFNYRDWPDQFRATGPVE from the coding sequence ATGCGAATCGCTTCGGCCTCGTACGATATCGGCTTCTTTGCCGGAGCCTCTTTCTCTGACTATGAAGCGAAGATCCGGCGCTGGATCACGTCGGCGACGGGGGCGCAGCTTCTACTCTTTCCCGAGTATTTCAGCATGGAGCTTGCCTCGCTTTTCACACCGGACGTTTACGGATCGTTATTTAGGCAGCTGGCCGCCATGCAGGATCTGCTGCCCGACTTCAAAAGCCTTTTTCAGAAAGTGGCGGACGATCAGGGAGTCGTGATCGTCGCCGGCTCTTTTCCAGTCGCCGTAACGCCGACCGACTATCGCAACCGCTCCTTTCTGTTTCGTCCGGGTGCGGCGCCGGATTTTCAGGATAAGCTGCTGATGACGCGCTTTGAAAAAGAAGAGTGGAAGATCTCGCCCGGGCATGACATTCGCATCTTCAATACGGATCTCGGAAAAATCGCCATCAACATCTGCTATGACAGCGAATTCCCGATCATTGCTCGCAGGCAGGTCGAGGCCGGCGCCGATCTGATCCTTGTGCCAAGCTGCACCGATACCAGGGCCGGCTATCATCGCGTGCGCATCGGATGCCAGGCGCGGGCCCTTGAGAATCAGTGTTTTGTCGCACAGTCCTGTACGGTTGGCGAGGCGTCCTGGTCGCCGGCCGTCGATCTGAATACGGGCGCTGCAGCGATATTCACGCCCGTCGACCGTGGCTTTCCCGATAACGGAGTTCTTGCAATGGGTGCGCTGAACGAGCCGGGATGGGTTTTTGCCGACGTCGATCTGAATGATATCGATCGAGTGCGAAAGGAAGGACAGGTCTTCAATTATCGAGACTGGCCCGATCAATTCCGGGCTACAGGGCCTGTGGAGTAG
- a CDS encoding tetratricopeptide repeat protein has translation MQNSELIERTWELYSQQKFQEIVSVADGLNDTSLAEIQHLALMELGQHRDFTPTGDGMFGELYRAMHSYHKRNFETASRGLGGWILNRGYYGQWLLDRFVESCRRSSQFDLLFKVASRLIQTNKSPRVAEAVFLALYHLGKYEDALKIFDTYREHFSDGSLMQYAGECLMKLQRYDEAERFFLALFKKMSGRDYQDNYEEVRDRYVKAMPGLKALEKKQGLSEGEWMEIGMGYLFSGDYARALDIFQKIKKSKQKAA, from the coding sequence ATGCAGAACAGCGAACTTATTGAACGCACCTGGGAACTCTACTCCCAGCAGAAATTCCAGGAGATCGTTTCGGTCGCCGACGGACTGAACGATACGAGCCTCGCCGAGATTCAACATCTGGCCCTGATGGAACTCGGGCAGCATCGGGATTTCACACCGACGGGCGATGGCATGTTCGGCGAGCTCTATCGCGCCATGCACTCCTATCATAAACGCAACTTTGAAACGGCATCACGGGGCCTTGGCGGATGGATTCTCAACCGCGGATACTACGGCCAGTGGCTGCTTGATCGTTTTGTGGAGTCCTGCCGTCGCTCCTCTCAGTTTGATCTGCTTTTCAAAGTGGCCAGTCGTCTGATCCAGACGAATAAAAGCCCGCGAGTGGCCGAGGCCGTATTCCTTGCACTCTATCATCTCGGAAAATACGAAGATGCTCTGAAAATCTTCGACACGTATCGCGAACATTTCTCAGACGGTTCGCTGATGCAATATGCAGGCGAATGTCTCATGAAGCTGCAGCGCTATGATGAGGCCGAGCGCTTCTTTCTCGCTCTTTTCAAGAAGATGAGCGGAAGGGATTATCAGGATAACTACGAAGAGGTTCGGGATCGTTACGTAAAGGCGATGCCTGGCTTGAAGGCCCTCGAAAAGAAACAGGGGTTGAGCGAAGGGGAATGGATGGAAATAGGAATGGGGTATCTTTTCTCCGGTGATTACGCCCGGGCACTCGATATCTTTCAAAAGATTAAAAAGTCCAAACAGAAGGCCGCCTGA
- a CDS encoding HAD family hydrolase, producing MTVLRGIQAVLLDIDGTLFSSEDMLLDVYHEAMVDFRKRHGRPETLPDLPAIMAQIGQPVKKIFQNLLPELAESDRDEIAAQILDDLVKRIEEGQGVHYDGVADTLKRLHDAGFRIFSASNGRKAYVDAILKAAGIDHLFEAVPAIDNVRIFNKNELVACTLQDYGLKPEQCIIVGDRTTDRDAGKANDVAFVATLYGHHGSADEHEGAVATIESFSELLTLLGVN from the coding sequence ATGACAGTTCTTCGCGGCATTCAGGCCGTTCTTCTCGACATCGACGGAACACTCTTCTCAAGCGAAGATATGCTGCTTGACGTCTATCATGAGGCGATGGTCGATTTTCGCAAACGTCATGGCAGGCCCGAAACGCTGCCCGATCTGCCTGCTATCATGGCTCAGATCGGGCAGCCCGTGAAGAAGATCTTTCAGAATCTTCTGCCTGAGCTGGCTGAGAGCGATCGTGACGAAATAGCCGCACAGATCCTCGATGATCTTGTAAAACGCATCGAAGAAGGTCAGGGCGTTCATTACGACGGCGTCGCCGATACGCTGAAGAGGCTGCATGATGCGGGATTTCGTATCTTTTCGGCATCAAACGGACGCAAGGCTTACGTCGATGCCATTCTGAAAGCGGCCGGAATCGATCACCTTTTCGAGGCCGTGCCTGCCATTGACAACGTTCGCATCTTTAACAAAAACGAGCTTGTCGCCTGTACGCTTCAGGACTACGGGCTGAAGCCAGAGCAGTGTATCATCGTCGGGGACCGCACGACGGATCGTGATGCAGGTAAGGCGAACGATGTGGCCTTTGTGGCGACCCTTTACGGACACCATGGAAGCGCCGACGAGCATGAAGGCGCCGTCGCTACCATTGAATCTTTTTCTGAACTGTTAACGCTGCTTGGCGTAAATTAA
- a CDS encoding histone deacetylase family protein: MFSAKKKTVSEKAQGGGLALPVFIYSPGYNLQLEAHVFPAVKFSLIYSKLKEDPAFAQHRFFEPMPASFDDAATVHKKDYLQDLQTLNFSRRVYRSELPLTKSIVDAFFLGTGGTIMAAEMALDYGRAMNLSGGFHHAFADHAEGFCYLNDVAIAVRVLQKQKRIKRALIIDLDVHQGNGTAKIFRHSRHVFTFSMHEEKNYPIKEKGSLDIGLDSAMHDEEYLNLLETNLMKVRKSYKADLVFFVAGVDPYENDRLGGLSISKEGMAARDRMVCEMFADTPIAAVLAGGYAIKTEDTVDLHIQTAKALAGMI; encoded by the coding sequence ATGTTTTCTGCTAAAAAAAAGACCGTAAGCGAAAAGGCGCAAGGAGGCGGCCTGGCCCTTCCCGTATTCATCTATTCGCCCGGCTATAACCTGCAACTCGAGGCGCATGTATTTCCGGCCGTGAAATTCAGCCTCATCTACTCAAAACTGAAAGAAGACCCTGCCTTTGCGCAGCATCGTTTCTTCGAGCCGATGCCGGCCTCTTTCGATGACGCAGCCACCGTTCACAAGAAGGATTATTTACAGGATTTACAGACGTTGAACTTTTCGCGCCGCGTCTATCGCAGCGAGCTACCTCTTACAAAGAGCATTGTAGATGCCTTTTTCCTGGGAACAGGCGGAACGATCATGGCCGCCGAGATGGCCCTTGATTACGGGCGGGCGATGAATCTGTCGGGTGGCTTTCATCATGCCTTTGCCGATCATGCCGAAGGTTTCTGCTACTTAAACGACGTCGCCATAGCGGTGCGTGTTTTACAGAAGCAAAAGCGCATCAAACGCGCCCTTATCATCGATCTCGACGTGCATCAGGGCAACGGAACGGCGAAGATATTTCGGCACAGCCGGCATGTGTTTACGTTCTCGATGCATGAAGAAAAGAATTATCCGATTAAAGAGAAGGGATCTCTTGATATCGGCCTTGATTCCGCCATGCATGACGAAGAGTATCTGAATCTGCTTGAAACGAATCTCATGAAGGTCAGGAAGAGCTACAAAGCCGATCTTGTCTTCTTTGTCGCCGGCGTCGACCCTTACGAAAACGATCGCCTGGGCGGGCTCTCCATATCGAAAGAAGGAATGGCGGCGCGCGATCGCATGGTCTGTGAGATGTTCGCCGACACTCCGATCGCCGCGGTTCTTGCCGGAGGGTATGCTATCAAAACGGAGGATACTGTCGATCTGCATATACAGACGGCAAAAGCTCTCGCCGGAATGATCTAA
- a CDS encoding phosphatase domain-containing protein, which yields MSDENQQTPPPSDSSDVPVVGRRRIALLGGACGTAKRVRITGQILDVPVLQSHLNEPWSRTAMLPQSLARRFRAVQDAGINPVRGPRLRIEVLHADTEHPETDAPFTVWDDIHAKGGTSFSIDAVDFPPLPPGEYLLRISLLAVESIRQHMTDLAYLGTGSSQYSQKDTVVGYGKLRVLADDFDGPVIMSDIDQTFLDTKIDSRQGLMDALFERIESKRPLPGMEQFYRDLRKEGIPLFFVSASPSFFRRTLEGVFDRFQIGHDGLFLKNLLGPINNIVRKTFEVLSNIEEYMTQNMSDAMERSAKFLGSTMQSMVDQIAYKLTVLLEQRTMMPAQASEILIGDNTESDYFIFTIYQHLLLGAIPPDQIEDFFYHLNFHDREAITRDSARRIATLTEKNLTVHGPLNPVQAVWIHQARPETGTDQMLASITEAVAEIRPRIEAGEIRPPIAYSNAFELALLALNESLFDAGSVLRVAQACLGQVLRDEQLDRPTLLAVVDRFPFKKQVHREQIKKALAEF from the coding sequence ATGAGCGACGAAAATCAGCAAACACCTCCTCCCTCCGACTCCTCAGACGTTCCCGTCGTCGGTCGTCGCCGTATCGCCTTGCTCGGCGGAGCATGCGGTACGGCGAAACGCGTTCGCATCACCGGACAGATTCTCGACGTCCCCGTTTTGCAGAGCCACCTGAACGAGCCGTGGAGCCGCACGGCTATGCTGCCACAATCGCTGGCCCGACGCTTTCGCGCCGTGCAGGATGCGGGCATCAACCCTGTGCGCGGGCCCCGCTTGCGCATCGAGGTGCTGCATGCCGATACCGAGCATCCGGAGACCGATGCTCCGTTCACCGTATGGGACGACATCCATGCAAAAGGGGGGACTTCTTTTTCGATTGATGCCGTCGACTTTCCGCCTCTGCCTCCTGGAGAGTATCTGCTGCGTATATCGCTTCTTGCCGTCGAGTCTATCCGGCAGCATATGACCGACCTCGCCTATCTCGGCACAGGATCGAGCCAGTATTCGCAGAAAGATACGGTCGTCGGCTACGGAAAGCTACGCGTGCTTGCCGACGATTTCGACGGCCCCGTCATCATGTCTGATATCGACCAGACCTTCCTCGATACAAAGATCGATAGCCGGCAGGGACTGATGGATGCCCTGTTCGAACGCATCGAATCGAAACGACCGTTGCCGGGCATGGAGCAGTTCTATCGCGATTTGCGCAAAGAAGGCATTCCGCTATTTTTCGTTTCGGCCTCGCCCAGTTTTTTCAGGCGCACGCTTGAAGGCGTCTTTGATCGCTTTCAGATCGGTCATGACGGACTCTTCCTCAAGAATCTGCTCGGACCGATCAATAACATCGTTCGCAAAACCTTCGAGGTCTTATCCAATATCGAAGAGTACATGACGCAGAACATGAGCGATGCGATGGAACGTTCGGCCAAGTTTCTCGGTTCGACGATGCAGAGCATGGTCGATCAGATCGCCTATAAACTCACGGTGCTGCTCGAGCAGCGAACGATGATGCCGGCACAGGCGTCCGAAATTTTGATCGGCGACAATACCGAAAGCGATTACTTCATCTTCACGATCTATCAGCATCTTCTGCTTGGCGCCATTCCTCCCGATCAGATCGAGGATTTCTTCTATCATCTGAACTTTCACGATAGAGAAGCGATCACCAGAGATTCGGCGCGACGTATCGCTACCCTTACAGAGAAAAACCTTACCGTACATGGCCCGCTTAACCCCGTTCAGGCGGTCTGGATCCATCAGGCGCGCCCCGAAACGGGAACAGACCAGATGCTTGCCTCGATAACCGAGGCCGTCGCCGAGATACGGCCTCGCATCGAAGCCGGCGAGATACGCCCGCCGATCGCCTATTCGAACGCTTTCGAACTTGCCCTGCTTGCTCTGAACGAATCGCTCTTCGATGCCGGGTCTGTCTTGCGTGTGGCGCAGGCATGTCTCGGTCAGGTACTGCGCGACGAACAACTTGACCGACCGACGCTACTTGCGGTGGTCGATCGCTTCCCGTTCAAGAAGCAGGTGCACAGAGAACAGATCAAGAAGGCTCTCGCCGAATTCTGA
- a CDS encoding energy transducer TonB family protein: protein MMTTLQKIQNSLLREIPADPDERFEERFFRSALWVGILFSSVFASVFVRQMPSLSLDMMQQSLGPDINPASSIYPVLVDQMNPTAPVPGQMRAYSDVTSGGRGGITAESGFHTMSSDDTLFVSLSGGGGEGGSSSPAGEDSSGSSQFSDPDAPGQTGLERRSANGQGGEEQSRALPGNPGNGENLPMRIPMNYRFRDDFALRWDSSPAFSIATQELAGYKYFRDMMRQIRENFAPPGLNLAWRDQAGTVVSQPIKPQIVKVLFLLDREGNVRDVRIVSSMGQVPVDEACYRVLHNQNFGPPPPEVFQHGNIFGINFLFPPVYR, encoded by the coding sequence ATGATGACGACGCTTCAGAAGATCCAGAACTCCCTTTTGCGTGAGATTCCCGCCGATCCCGACGAGCGGTTTGAAGAGCGCTTCTTTCGATCCGCCCTGTGGGTGGGCATTCTCTTCTCTTCGGTTTTTGCGTCCGTCTTCGTGCGACAGATGCCTTCGCTTTCTCTTGATATGATGCAGCAAAGCCTCGGCCCCGACATCAATCCCGCTTCGTCTATCTATCCGGTGCTTGTCGATCAGATGAATCCGACGGCGCCTGTGCCGGGGCAGATGCGCGCCTATTCCGATGTGACGTCGGGCGGGCGAGGCGGTATCACGGCCGAGTCAGGCTTTCATACGATGTCGAGCGATGATACTCTGTTTGTCTCACTTTCAGGAGGCGGGGGCGAAGGCGGTTCATCGTCGCCGGCCGGTGAGGATTCTTCGGGCAGCTCGCAGTTCTCTGACCCCGATGCGCCGGGGCAGACCGGACTGGAGCGACGATCGGCGAACGGCCAGGGCGGAGAAGAACAGTCCCGGGCGTTACCCGGTAACCCTGGCAACGGCGAGAATCTGCCGATGCGCATCCCCATGAACTACCGATTCAGAGATGACTTTGCGCTGCGCTGGGATTCATCACCTGCCTTCTCCATTGCCACACAGGAGCTTGCCGGCTATAAGTACTTTCGCGATATGATGCGCCAGATTCGCGAGAACTTCGCCCCGCCGGGGTTAAACCTTGCATGGCGCGACCAGGCGGGTACCGTCGTCAGTCAGCCGATCAAGCCGCAGATCGTAAAGGTGCTCTTTCTACTCGATCGTGAAGGTAACGTGCGCGACGTGCGCATCGTTTCCAGTATGGGTCAGGTTCCCGTCGATGAGGCCTGCTACCGCGTGCTTCATAACCAGAACTTCGGCCCGCCTCCGCCCGAGGTCTTCCAGCACGGGAACATCTTCGGCATCAACTTTCTGTTCCCGCCCGTGTATCGCTGA